Proteins encoded in a region of the Caldalkalibacillus thermarum genome:
- a CDS encoding spore germination protein, which translates to MNIRRWWRSKPISQPRQKPRPTGAEQAIARETLLSAFQHCHDVHRETFRLGGDPPVEGLLLYARGMVDLKRLNDEVWPQLNRLVSASARNRFDPALLLRHWPYTTLTPLSNMEEVVDKLFMGQLILHFDATRFTLAVDIAQRPQRQPEDTTTEISIRGPRDGLIEDLDVNVALIRKRLRTAILHHEQYVLGQRSKTRVALLYMADIVPPAVIQQIKARLEQIQVDGLFSSNQLEELLTDSPYRLFPLFHYSGRPDFVADALVRGRFALLMDGVPTALIAPAQLLLIMKNAEDAEYAWAYNSMERLLRLAAMSIAVFLPGFWVALTTYHQDQLPLILLGNIAQAREGVPLPSPLEALVLTFLFELFREAGLRLPLAIGQVLAVVGGIIIGDAAIRAGLTNPSLVVIIASSAVATFTLSNQSLAGTVSILRYFNLIFSALLGMFGFLGSAFLILIYVCHLRSFGIPYMAPLAPVRWPDFIQAAIHPSPQKLKHRPDLLDPGDPDRKR; encoded by the coding sequence ATGAATATCCGCCGCTGGTGGCGCAGCAAACCAATATCCCAGCCTAGACAAAAGCCCCGGCCAACCGGAGCAGAACAAGCCATAGCACGGGAGACCTTGCTGTCCGCTTTTCAACACTGTCACGATGTGCACAGAGAAACGTTCCGGCTGGGCGGGGATCCCCCGGTGGAAGGGCTGTTGCTCTATGCCCGCGGCATGGTGGATCTGAAACGGCTGAACGATGAGGTTTGGCCCCAATTGAACCGTCTTGTGTCGGCATCAGCCAGAAACCGTTTTGATCCTGCACTTTTGTTGCGCCATTGGCCCTACACCACGTTGACCCCGCTTTCAAACATGGAGGAGGTGGTGGACAAGCTGTTTATGGGCCAGCTTATTCTTCATTTTGATGCAACCCGGTTCACCTTGGCCGTTGACATTGCCCAGCGGCCCCAGCGGCAGCCCGAAGATACAACAACGGAAATTTCAATCCGCGGTCCGCGCGACGGCCTGATTGAAGATTTGGATGTCAATGTGGCCCTGATCCGCAAGCGCCTGCGCACGGCCATTCTTCATCATGAACAGTATGTCCTGGGCCAGCGCAGCAAGACACGGGTAGCGCTGTTATATATGGCGGACATTGTGCCTCCTGCGGTCATTCAGCAAATCAAAGCACGGCTGGAGCAGATTCAGGTGGATGGCCTGTTTTCTTCCAATCAACTGGAAGAGTTGTTGACGGACAGCCCCTATCGGCTGTTCCCCCTGTTTCACTATTCAGGACGTCCTGATTTTGTGGCGGACGCCTTGGTCCGCGGGCGCTTTGCCCTGCTGATGGACGGGGTGCCCACCGCGCTGATTGCCCCGGCCCAGCTCTTGTTGATTATGAAGAATGCCGAAGATGCGGAATATGCCTGGGCTTACAATTCCATGGAACGATTGTTGCGCCTGGCGGCCATGTCCATCGCCGTCTTTTTGCCCGGCTTTTGGGTCGCCCTGACCACTTACCATCAGGATCAGTTGCCCTTAATTCTGCTGGGCAATATCGCCCAGGCCAGGGAAGGGGTACCACTTCCCTCCCCTTTGGAGGCACTGGTGCTGACCTTTTTGTTTGAACTGTTCCGGGAAGCGGGTTTACGCCTGCCCTTAGCCATTGGCCAGGTACTGGCCGTAGTTGGTGGCATTATTATCGGGGATGCCGCCATTCGCGCCGGCCTGACAAATCCTTCACTGGTGGTGATTATCGCCAGCTCTGCCGTGGCCACGTTCACCCTGTCCAATCAGTCACTGGCCGGTACGGTCAGTATTTTGCGCTACTTCAACCTCATCTTCTCAGCACTCTTGGGCATGTTCGGCTTTTTGGGATCAGCCTTCCTGATCCTGATCTATGTTTGCCACCTGCGCTCCTTTGGCATTCCATATATGGCACCCTTGGCTCCTGTCCGCTGGCCAGATTTCATTCAAGCGGCGATCCATCCCTCCCCCCAAAAACTGAAGCACCGGCCGGATCTGCTTGATCCTGGGGACCCGGACCGAAAGCGGTGA
- a CDS encoding Ger(x)C family spore germination protein, producing MNAVSHPAGAARIRALSVLLALVLLGGCWDAKEMEYMQYALVMGIDVDEQDGRTVVYVENINFASMPIPEGGQRTAKEAEQKVIMGKGSTVTSAFHDLYTYAQRRIYWGHLSAIIFSERALQQNLYADVLEVLGRYNEVRRTVYVYVTKEPLGEIMTTPPALPFSTIFGLLSDPDAIYEQSARVSPIRLHRFISHFNEPGKAVIIPYIGTVKNRWTDDQGTFTTLLLNGIGILQDKQFKGFLLEEDIVGIRWLQPSTVRAPLNIRKGDTIVATLIIMRPKVRVQPEVKGEQIRFKVKVTAQGQVLEMKQDLGLEEVNRLAAQAIESQIETTYAKGLELDADLLDLAYHVYRQDPQLWKRLAKEGRLTVNPNSVQVQAEVNIKQSGANRFHKILHPRPD from the coding sequence GTGAATGCTGTGTCGCATCCGGCAGGTGCTGCCCGTATCAGGGCATTGTCCGTCCTGCTCGCGCTGGTGCTGCTGGGGGGATGCTGGGATGCCAAGGAGATGGAGTACATGCAGTATGCACTGGTGATGGGCATCGATGTGGATGAACAAGACGGCCGGACAGTGGTCTATGTGGAGAATATCAACTTTGCCTCCATGCCCATTCCGGAAGGGGGGCAACGCACAGCCAAAGAAGCGGAGCAAAAAGTGATCATGGGCAAAGGCAGCACGGTGACCAGCGCCTTTCATGATTTGTATACCTATGCCCAACGGCGGATCTACTGGGGTCATTTGTCGGCCATTATTTTCAGCGAACGGGCTTTGCAACAAAACCTGTACGCCGATGTGCTCGAAGTATTGGGGCGTTATAACGAGGTGCGGCGCACGGTATATGTTTATGTGACTAAAGAACCGCTGGGGGAGATCATGACCACGCCGCCGGCTTTGCCTTTCAGCACCATTTTTGGACTGTTGTCTGATCCGGATGCCATCTATGAACAAAGCGCCCGGGTGAGTCCCATCCGGCTGCACCGCTTTATCTCCCATTTTAATGAGCCCGGCAAGGCCGTCATCATCCCTTATATCGGCACGGTCAAAAACCGCTGGACCGATGATCAGGGCACATTTACCACCCTGCTCCTAAATGGCATCGGCATCCTGCAGGACAAGCAGTTTAAGGGATTTCTGCTGGAGGAAGACATTGTGGGCATCCGCTGGCTGCAGCCTTCCACCGTGCGCGCTCCCCTCAACATCCGCAAGGGGGACACCATTGTGGCCACCCTGATCATTATGCGGCCAAAAGTCCGGGTCCAGCCAGAGGTGAAGGGAGAGCAAATCCGCTTCAAGGTCAAAGTGACCGCACAGGGACAAGTGTTGGAAATGAAGCAAGACCTGGGCCTGGAGGAAGTGAACCGTTTGGCTGCCCAGGCCATAGAGAGCCAGATCGAAACCACTTATGCCAAGGGCCTCGAACTGGACGCCGATCTCTTGGATCTTGCTTATCATGTGTACCGCCAGGATCCCCAACTGTGGAAACGTCTGGCCAAAGAAGGCCGGTTAACCGTCAACCCAAACTCGGTTCAGGTGCAAGCGGAAGTGAACATTAAACAGAGCGGGGCCAACCGTTTTCACAAAATCCTGCATCCCCGACCGGACTGA
- a CDS encoding PH domain-containing protein: MEAGFSVLTLHALGGMVYIQRYEVEHKKKRGYWLTGSISAVILIGMIGLLVWSFQPHTISIDQKELHISGIYGVTIPLEEVEQVERLDRLPPVQMKTNGVAARGLLKGDFLIEGYGAVRLIVRGEPSPVLYIETEKRRIMLNGDEEQLDEWYKTLRAQLQVG; this comes from the coding sequence ATGGAAGCAGGATTTTCGGTTCTCACTTTACATGCCTTAGGCGGCATGGTTTATATTCAGCGCTATGAGGTGGAGCATAAGAAGAAGAGAGGTTATTGGCTGACAGGGAGCATCAGCGCTGTAATATTGATCGGGATGATTGGGTTGCTGGTCTGGTCATTTCAGCCCCATACGATTAGTATTGACCAAAAAGAACTGCACATTTCAGGGATATATGGTGTCACCATACCTTTGGAAGAAGTTGAACAAGTGGAACGCTTAGATCGTCTGCCGCCCGTTCAAATGAAGACCAATGGCGTTGCCGCGCGCGGGTTGTTGAAGGGAGATTTCCTGATTGAAGGGTATGGTGCGGTGCGTTTGATTGTCCGTGGTGAACCGTCTCCGGTGTTATATATTGAAACGGAAAAGCGGCGGATCATGCTTAATGGAGATGAAGAACAGCTGGATGAGTGGTACAAGACCTTGCGTGCCCAACTGCAAGTTGGCTAA
- a CDS encoding GerAB/ArcD/ProY family transporter: MVQRDEKINVFHIVLLFVTSIGLFNHVMIIPSLLSAAGRDAWMSVLFSFACFSLWLFVILAINRHTGQQHLHEWLRQQAGAVPAAIIIFIIGLMLFTMAAVTIKDMINWSNITYLTNTPPLVLTVLYIGLCVLLASTGLTTIVLVNNILLPVVVLLGFFVMSGNFPNKDYSLLFPVFEHGYRPVLNGMIYSGAGLAEVFLLVLLQHRIKGRIRYWPFLVLGLILTGLCLGPLMGSLAAFGPLESQSLRFPAFEQWALLSLGRIVEHVDFFAIYQWFSGVLIRVSLLFYLIIDLTQLSDRKKRRWVLLTLAGVMAVVNHWPVSDMQYVQLLQRTYLPVSLLAMLGLSVFLTALALLKRRRVLT; the protein is encoded by the coding sequence ATGGTGCAACGGGATGAAAAAATTAATGTGTTTCATATTGTGCTGCTGTTTGTCACCTCAATCGGACTGTTTAATCACGTGATGATCATTCCATCGCTCTTAAGTGCCGCCGGACGGGATGCCTGGATGTCTGTGCTGTTTAGCTTTGCTTGTTTTAGTCTGTGGCTGTTTGTCATTTTGGCGATTAACCGTCACACCGGCCAACAGCATCTCCACGAGTGGCTGCGCCAACAAGCGGGCGCCGTCCCGGCCGCCATCATCATCTTCATCATTGGCCTGATGCTGTTTACCATGGCCGCCGTGACGATCAAGGACATGATCAACTGGTCCAACATCACCTACCTGACCAACACGCCGCCACTTGTGCTGACGGTGCTGTACATCGGACTGTGTGTACTGTTGGCGTCCACCGGGCTTACGACCATTGTCTTGGTCAACAACATTCTGCTGCCCGTTGTGGTTTTGCTCGGTTTTTTCGTCATGTCAGGCAATTTTCCCAACAAAGATTACAGCCTGTTGTTTCCTGTGTTTGAACACGGCTACCGTCCCGTTTTAAACGGCATGATCTACTCCGGAGCCGGACTGGCAGAAGTGTTTTTACTCGTTCTGTTGCAACACCGGATCAAAGGTCGGATCCGCTACTGGCCCTTTCTGGTGCTGGGCCTGATTTTAACCGGTCTCTGTCTGGGACCCTTAATGGGCAGTCTGGCCGCTTTTGGTCCCCTTGAGTCTCAATCATTGCGTTTTCCCGCCTTTGAACAATGGGCGCTGCTCTCCCTGGGCCGTATTGTGGAGCATGTTGATTTCTTTGCCATTTATCAATGGTTCAGCGGCGTATTGATCCGCGTCTCTTTGCTCTTTTATCTGATCATTGACCTGACCCAGCTGTCAGACAGAAAAAAAAGGAGATGGGTGTTGTTGACCCTGGCTGGAGTGATGGCCGTTGTCAATCATTGGCCGGTCAGCGACATGCAGTATGTCCAACTGCTGCAGAGGACCTATCTCCCTGTGAGCTTATTGGCCATGCTCGGTTTGTCCGTATTTCTGACTGCACTGGCCCTGCTGAAACGAAGGAGGGTGTTAACCTGA